In the genome of Planctomyces sp. SH-PL62, the window AGGCGCGGAGGATGTCGAAACCGGCCTCGATCTCGGGGACGGGGTCGCCCAGGAGCGAGACCCGGATGGTGTCGCCGATGCCCCGAAGCAGGATCGAGCCGATCCCCGCTGCGCTCTTGAGCGTGCCGTACTCCCTCGAGCCGGCCTCGGTGATGCCGACGTGGGTGGGATAGTCGGACTTCGCGGCGTACTCGGTGTAGCAGGCGACGGCCGTCGGGACGTGGCTGGCCTTCAGGCTGACGATGATCTGCTTGTAGCCGAGACTCTCGGCGATCTCGATGCTCCGCAGCGCGCTCTCGACCATGGCCTCCGGGCAGGGGAAGCCGTACTTCTCGATCAGGTCCTTCTCCAGGCTCCCCGAATTCACGCCGATCCGCATCGGTACGCCGGCGTCACGCGCCTTGCGGACGACTTCCTTGAACCGCTCCACGCCGCCGATGTTGCCGGGGTTGATCCGGATCTTGTCGACGGCCCGGCGTCCCGAGGGGGTCCTGGCTTCCAGGCAGGCGAGGGCCATGCGGTAATCGAAGTGGATGTCGGCGATGAGCGGGATCTTGATCTGATCGCGAAGGGCCGAGACGCCTTCGACGTCTTCCTTCTTGGGGACGGTGACGCGGACGACCTCGCAGCCGGCCTCCTCGAGGCGGCGGATCTGCGCCAGGGTGGCCTCGGCGTCGAAGGTGTTGGTCGTCGTCATCGACTGGACCAGGATCGGGCTGTCTCCACCGACGACATGGTCGCCGATCCCGATCTCCTTCGTCTTGTGACGCTGGACGGTCGTCGCGTAGGCCATTGATCCTCGCCCTAATTTGTCGTCAAATCAGACTTTAACGCGCACTTCATCCTCGTGGACGTATGAATCGATCGTAATCGACCGCCGCCCCACGGTCAAGCCTGCGCGAGCCCGACGGACTCATCCCTAAATGAGCAAGCTCCCCCTGCCCCGCGTCGTCAAACGTCCCCTGGTGGTCGCCTGGAACGAGGCCCACCGCCTCGGGTGGCTGGCCCGCGACCACGCATCAGCGATGGCGTTCGGTCGTCGCGAGCATTGTACGGTTTGCGGCAAGACGAGCCGGATGCTCTATCGGCGTCGGGTGATCCCGCCGCGCCTGGTCGAGCTCTGGGGGCTGTCGGAGCGGCAGGCCGAGGCCCTCGCCCGCAAGGAATCCTGCGATTGCGCCGGCTGCGGCGCGAAGCTCCGCGCGCGTCGCATGGCCGAGGTCCTGCTCGACCTCTATCCGGTCGACGGCCGCCGCGTCACGGACCTTCGGGAATGGTCCGGCAGCCACGAGGCGGGCCGCCTTCGGATCGCCGAGATCAATCGGATCGACGGGATCCATGAAGTCCTGGAAGACCTCGCGCGGTTCCATCCCTCCGACTACATCCCGAACGCACATCGCGGTTCCTACGTCCGGGGATTGCGGCACGAGGATCTGGACGACCTGACCTACGAGGACAACCGTTTCGACCTCGTTCTGACGTCCGAGACGCTGGAGCATGTGCCGGATCTGGCGAGGTCGCTGGCCGAGATCCGCCGCGTGCTCGTCCCCGGCGGCCTCCACGTCTTCACGGCTCCGGTCTCGCCGCACTTCGCGAAGACCTTCCCGCGTGCGCGGTTGCACCGCGACGGCTCGATCGAGCAACTCGCCACCTGCATCCGCCATCCCGGAGGCGACGCCGGGTATCCCGTCTTCACCGAGTTGGGGATGGATTTCCCGGAACTTCTTCGCGAGGCCGGCTTCGAGACCGAAGTCCGTTTCGGGCCGGTTTCCGACGACGATCTCGGCCAGGTCTACGTCTGTCGCAAGCCTACGGTTTGAG includes:
- the ispG gene encoding flavodoxin-dependent (E)-4-hydroxy-3-methylbut-2-enyl-diphosphate synthase, giving the protein MAYATTVQRHKTKEIGIGDHVVGGDSPILVQSMTTTNTFDAEATLAQIRRLEEAGCEVVRVTVPKKEDVEGVSALRDQIKIPLIADIHFDYRMALACLEARTPSGRRAVDKIRINPGNIGGVERFKEVVRKARDAGVPMRIGVNSGSLEKDLIEKYGFPCPEAMVESALRSIEIAESLGYKQIIVSLKASHVPTAVACYTEYAAKSDYPTHVGITEAGSREYGTLKSAAGIGSILLRGIGDTIRVSLLGDPVPEIEAGFDILRACDRRVTKPEIVACPTCGRLDIDLERIVAEVEEKMKHLTNPLRISILGCLVNGFGEAKEADLGIAAGSGKGIIFKRGVPIRHVKEADMVQALLEEVERFDEETQPLASFVEKEKKKQAKSGLTVLG
- a CDS encoding class I SAM-dependent methyltransferase, yielding MSKLPLPRVVKRPLVVAWNEAHRLGWLARDHASAMAFGRREHCTVCGKTSRMLYRRRVIPPRLVELWGLSERQAEALARKESCDCAGCGAKLRARRMAEVLLDLYPVDGRRVTDLREWSGSHEAGRLRIAEINRIDGIHEVLEDLARFHPSDYIPNAHRGSYVRGLRHEDLDDLTYEDNRFDLVLTSETLEHVPDLARSLAEIRRVLVPGGLHVFTAPVSPHFAKTFPRARLHRDGSIEQLATCIRHPGGDAGYPVFTELGMDFPELLREAGFETEVRFGPVSDDDLGQVYVCRKPTV